One window of Pirellulales bacterium genomic DNA carries:
- a CDS encoding PhnD/SsuA/transferrin family substrate-binding protein — MSQASPRKAAMPALLRTGLYLLLAGTLGMTALGTFHVMQDRANLRATEDRLVAWHGLNKTVNKRLAATYKDADGGLLADPPSDPQQWLDPDTLVLAHYIDADADAQIVAWEDLQSHLAQATGKTIVLQEYRNTADDVAEIKAGTIQLVALHAADTPYVVNNAGFVPVAVLGTATGAHGNRLDIAVPTDSAIKTLADLRTRTLTCTAPDSITGYRAAIAVLAQDTAMRPDVDYSLNFSHGQKRSIQGLVKGDFEVAALSDDKVQSMLKKGTLEESQYRVIFQSEVIPRLTIGNVYNLAPETAAKVTAAILSFTNEKGASEDDSPEPMRFYPVDYPKDFEFVRRIDDSFDPRFSKNLKPVISVPDETAAASPPAESSNKPADASAPDEHAGAQ; from the coding sequence ATGTCTCAGGCGTCTCCCCGAAAAGCCGCGATGCCGGCCCTGTTGCGTACCGGACTGTACCTGCTGCTGGCGGGCACGCTTGGCATGACGGCGCTCGGCACCTTTCACGTGATGCAGGATCGGGCGAATCTGCGTGCCACCGAAGATCGTCTGGTTGCTTGGCACGGGCTGAACAAAACCGTCAACAAGCGGCTAGCTGCCACTTACAAGGACGCCGACGGTGGACTGCTCGCCGATCCACCCAGCGATCCACAACAATGGCTCGATCCTGACACGCTTGTGCTCGCCCATTACATCGACGCCGATGCCGATGCACAGATCGTCGCTTGGGAAGATCTCCAGTCGCACCTGGCCCAGGCCACGGGCAAGACGATCGTCCTGCAAGAATACCGCAACACGGCTGACGACGTGGCCGAGATCAAAGCCGGCACCATCCAATTGGTCGCCCTGCACGCAGCCGATACGCCGTACGTCGTGAACAACGCCGGCTTCGTCCCCGTGGCCGTGCTGGGAACCGCCACGGGCGCGCACGGCAATCGGCTGGATATCGCCGTGCCTACCGACAGCGCGATCAAAACACTCGCCGACTTGCGTACCCGCACGCTGACCTGCACGGCCCCCGATTCGATCACCGGCTATCGGGCCGCGATCGCGGTGCTGGCCCAGGATACCGCCATGCGTCCCGACGTCGACTACTCGCTGAACTTCTCGCATGGACAGAAGCGCTCGATCCAAGGACTGGTCAAAGGCGACTTCGAAGTCGCGGCCCTCTCGGACGACAAAGTGCAGAGCATGCTCAAGAAAGGGACGCTGGAAGAATCGCAATATCGCGTCATCTTTCAGTCCGAGGTGATTCCCCGGCTGACGATTGGCAATGTCTACAACCTGGCGCCCGAGACGGCGGCCAAGGTGACCGCGGCCATCCTGAGCTTCACGAACGAAAAGGGGGCCAGCGAAGACGATTCGCCCGAGCCGATGCGCTTTTACCCGGTCGACTATCCCAAGGACTTCGAGTTCGTTCGCCGCATCGACGATTCGTTCGACCCGCGCTTCAGCAAGAATCTGAAACCGGTGATCTCGGTCCCCGACGAAACAGCCGCGGCAAGCCCACCCGCGGAATCGTCCAATAAACCCGCTGACGCGAGCGCCCCGGACGAACACGCGGGGGCCCAATAG
- a CDS encoding FKBP-type peptidyl-prolyl cis-trans isomerase: MFVRTAIQEFRDRVVPGIRVIAESEGAGPAAERGDLVEFDSQGCLSRGERIQELMSYATQLGSRRIIAGIEYALIGMKVGGYRKVKISPHLGYRDQGVVGKIPPKAVLVYELWLTKVEKSSPHKDS, from the coding sequence GTGTTCGTTCGCACAGCGATTCAGGAGTTTCGTGATCGCGTGGTTCCTGGAATAAGAGTCATCGCAGAATCCGAAGGAGCCGGCCCGGCCGCCGAACGTGGCGATCTGGTCGAGTTCGATTCGCAAGGGTGTTTAAGCCGTGGCGAGCGAATCCAGGAGCTAATGTCGTACGCAACCCAGCTCGGCAGCAGACGCATCATTGCGGGAATCGAATATGCACTCATCGGAATGAAGGTGGGCGGGTATCGCAAGGTAAAAATCAGCCCACATCTTGGCTATCGAGACCAAGGAGTCGTGGGGAAGATTCCGCCGAAAGCGGTCCTTGTTTATGAACTTTGGTTGACCAAAGTTGAAAAGTCTAGCCCGCACAAAGACTCGTGA
- a CDS encoding redoxin domain-containing protein translates to MRRFPLAMISSLTVAVIFASTAAQRLAATESTATPLGKTIASFSLPDHHGRDVPLAEFKDKKAVVLVFLGTECPLAKIYAPRLNELAKEYAAHDVAFLGIDANLQDSLSDIAEFAKSHNLAFPLLKDLGNKLADTVGAQRTPEAFVLDADHVIRYWGRVDDQYGFKTGAGYVKPILNDRSLALALDDVLAGKSVANPITKADGCLIGRVKHEPHGDVTYSNQVARIFNDRCVSCHRPGEIAPFAMTSYDEVQGWAEMIGEVISDGRMPPWFADPRFGHFSNDTRMTEDEKKVVKTWIANGCPEGDKSQLPTPRQFAEGWQIGQPDQVVYMSDNAFDVPAEGTVEYQFFTVDPGWNEDKWVQASECRPSNRGVVHHIIVFVKRDNEDEFSGNRGGLAGYAPGTPPHVNPAGTAVFVPAGSKLVFQLHYTPNGIAQADRSSVGFKFADPQTVKKTLRDGMVGDLAFKIPPGDSNFQVQARHRFLKDTLLLSLMPHMHLRGKNFKFEAQYPDGTKEVLLDVPNYDFNWQLRYYLAEPKLMPKGTRLECTAYFDNSAENLANPDPAATVTFGEQTWEEMMFGFYTSVDPKEDRTANKVATIPGDAKPSTSAPATTTGTDAGRE, encoded by the coding sequence ATGCGTCGCTTTCCGCTCGCCATGATTTCGAGCCTGACGGTGGCCGTTATTTTTGCGTCTACTGCGGCGCAACGACTCGCGGCCACGGAATCGACAGCAACGCCCCTCGGAAAAACGATCGCATCGTTTTCTCTGCCCGACCATCACGGTCGCGACGTACCGCTCGCCGAGTTCAAAGACAAGAAAGCTGTCGTGCTCGTGTTCCTGGGCACCGAATGCCCACTGGCTAAGATCTACGCCCCGCGTCTGAACGAGTTGGCCAAGGAATACGCGGCGCATGACGTGGCGTTCCTGGGCATCGACGCAAATCTACAAGACTCGCTTTCCGACATCGCCGAATTCGCGAAAAGCCACAACCTCGCCTTCCCGCTGCTGAAGGATCTTGGCAACAAGCTGGCAGATACCGTGGGCGCGCAGCGCACGCCCGAGGCCTTCGTGCTCGATGCCGATCACGTCATCCGCTACTGGGGACGCGTCGACGATCAATACGGTTTCAAGACCGGAGCCGGATACGTGAAGCCGATCCTCAACGATCGCTCGCTCGCCCTGGCGCTCGACGATGTTTTAGCCGGCAAATCGGTCGCCAACCCGATTACCAAGGCCGACGGTTGCTTGATCGGTCGCGTCAAGCACGAGCCTCACGGCGACGTCACTTACTCGAACCAAGTGGCGCGAATCTTCAACGATCGTTGTGTTAGTTGTCATCGGCCAGGTGAGATCGCGCCGTTCGCGATGACTTCCTATGACGAAGTGCAGGGCTGGGCCGAGATGATCGGCGAAGTGATCTCCGATGGTCGCATGCCCCCGTGGTTCGCCGATCCGCGCTTTGGTCATTTCAGCAATGACACCCGCATGACCGAGGACGAGAAGAAGGTCGTCAAAACCTGGATCGCCAACGGCTGCCCCGAGGGAGACAAAAGCCAATTGCCCACGCCGCGACAATTTGCCGAGGGGTGGCAAATCGGTCAGCCCGACCAGGTCGTCTACATGAGCGACAACGCGTTCGACGTGCCAGCCGAAGGAACCGTCGAATACCAGTTCTTCACCGTCGACCCGGGCTGGAACGAGGACAAATGGGTGCAAGCCAGCGAATGCCGACCAAGCAATCGCGGCGTCGTGCATCACATCATCGTCTTCGTCAAGCGCGACAACGAGGACGAGTTCTCCGGCAATCGTGGCGGGCTGGCCGGCTACGCTCCCGGCACGCCGCCGCACGTGAACCCGGCCGGTACCGCCGTATTCGTCCCGGCCGGCTCGAAGCTGGTATTCCAATTGCATTACACACCGAACGGAATCGCGCAAGCGGACCGCAGCTCGGTCGGCTTCAAATTCGCGGATCCGCAGACGGTCAAGAAAACGTTGCGCGACGGTATGGTCGGCGATCTGGCCTTCAAGATTCCCCCCGGCGACAGCAACTTCCAGGTGCAGGCGCGTCATCGCTTTTTGAAGGACACGCTGCTGCTGAGCCTGATGCCGCACATGCACCTGCGGGGCAAGAACTTCAAATTTGAAGCGCAATACCCGGACGGCACCAAGGAAGTTCTGCTAGACGTCCCCAACTACGACTTCAACTGGCAGTTGCGCTATTATCTGGCCGAGCCGAAGTTGATGCCTAAGGGGACGCGGCTGGAATGCACGGCGTACTTCGATAACTCTGCCGAAAACCTGGCCAATCCCGACCCGGCCGCCACGGTAACGTTCGGTGAGCAGACGTGGGAAGAAATGATGTTCGGGTTCTACACCTCGGTCGACCCGAAGGAAGATCGCACAGCGAATAAGGTCGCCACAATCCCCGGCGATGCGAAACCATCAACGAGCGCCCCAGCAACGACAACCGGCACGGACGCCGGGCGCGAGTAG
- a CDS encoding alpha/beta hydrolase: MQTTTFTLNAADGVPLRVYRWLPEGAPQGVVQIAHGWAEHAARYARLAEVLCGHGYGVYAHDHRGHGHTARTSAQLGFLADRDGWQKCIDDLWRVTQHVAAEHPDTPIFGLGHSLGSFMMQQYISEHGEALTGVALSATNGKPPAITPLGIALAYFERLRVGAHGKSKLLHHLTFEVLNKSFEPARTPFDWLSRDASEVDKYVADPLCGFASQVQMYIDVLRGLKEMSSPRRQARIPKSLPIYIFYGSLDPVATNVPQLLDAYRVAGLRNVTSKVYPEARHEVLNEINRDEVTRDLLAWLAGVRAKQPVRTSV, encoded by the coding sequence ATGCAAACCACCACCTTCACCCTGAATGCCGCTGACGGAGTACCGCTACGCGTCTATCGTTGGCTGCCCGAGGGTGCGCCGCAGGGCGTTGTGCAGATTGCACATGGCTGGGCCGAGCATGCTGCGCGGTACGCACGGCTGGCCGAAGTGTTATGCGGCCACGGTTACGGCGTGTACGCCCATGACCATCGCGGCCACGGTCACACGGCACGTACCAGCGCGCAATTGGGATTTCTCGCCGATCGCGACGGTTGGCAGAAATGCATCGACGATCTGTGGCGAGTCACGCAGCACGTTGCCGCGGAACATCCCGACACGCCGATTTTCGGGCTGGGGCACTCGCTCGGCTCGTTCATGATGCAGCAGTACATCAGCGAGCATGGCGAAGCGCTGACTGGCGTGGCGTTGTCGGCCACCAATGGCAAGCCGCCAGCGATCACACCGCTGGGAATTGCGCTGGCGTATTTCGAACGGCTGCGCGTGGGGGCGCATGGCAAAAGCAAGTTGCTGCATCATCTGACGTTCGAGGTATTGAACAAGTCGTTCGAGCCGGCGCGGACGCCGTTCGACTGGCTGTCGCGGGATGCGAGCGAAGTCGATAAGTACGTCGCCGACCCGCTGTGCGGATTCGCGTCGCAGGTGCAAATGTATATCGACGTCCTGCGAGGGCTGAAGGAAATGTCGAGCCCACGCCGGCAAGCGAGAATTCCGAAGTCGCTGCCGATCTACATCTTTTACGGCAGCCTTGATCCGGTGGCGACGAACGTGCCGCAACTGCTGGACGCCTATCGCGTGGCCGGCCTGCGCAACGTGACCTCGAAGGTATACCCCGAAGCGCGGCACGAAGTGTTGAACGAGATTAACCGCGACGAGGTCACGCGCGACTTGCTTGCCTGGCTGGCTGGTGTGCGGGCCAAGCAACCCGTGCGAACTAGCGTTTGA